The following proteins come from a genomic window of Limosilactobacillus reuteri:
- a CDS encoding ISL3 family transposase has translation MAQISCTLSYTPRACPNCGVINRGQILKYGFYQAKHKYGQFRAQPLMLLVKIQRFQCPDCHTTFNATSYLFEHQRTISRDLKHEIILRLTRIQTIKDIAHDLFISEASVQQVLLDLADQYKPNLNYLPETLCIDEFKSMRSAKGKMSFIAVDGDRSCLFELLEDRRLRSLFKHYQQFTRRARCRVKYLVMDMNAAYDQLVKTVFPCAQIIYDRFHIAKHLNDTMNHVRIHVFNRLRKGDSAEQKQARRLKHCWRLFLQDRENLSTKLYYEGRYFNRVVNSMIILDLMLGYDQELRATYNFIQSLKHAYNQRDFTTFFQLLKLRPDSVSHYTINPPLPGFSAL, from the coding sequence GTGGCACAAATATCCTGTACCCTTTCTTATACACCACGGGCTTGTCCAAATTGTGGAGTCATTAATCGTGGTCAAATCTTAAAATATGGCTTTTATCAAGCTAAACACAAATATGGACAATTTAGAGCTCAACCATTAATGCTGCTTGTTAAGATTCAACGTTTTCAATGTCCTGATTGTCATACAACATTTAACGCAACTAGTTATCTCTTTGAGCATCAACGGACAATTAGTCGAGATTTAAAGCATGAAATCATTCTTCGATTAACGCGGATTCAAACAATTAAAGATATTGCCCATGACTTATTCATCAGTGAAGCTTCAGTCCAGCAGGTCCTTTTGGACCTCGCCGATCAATATAAACCAAATTTAAATTATCTACCGGAAACATTATGTATTGATGAATTTAAATCAATGCGGAGCGCTAAAGGCAAGATGAGTTTTATCGCCGTTGATGGTGATCGAAGTTGCTTATTTGAGCTCCTTGAAGATCGTCGATTACGTAGCTTATTTAAACATTATCAACAGTTTACGCGTCGTGCTCGTTGCCGAGTGAAATATCTGGTGATGGATATGAACGCTGCTTATGACCAACTAGTTAAAACAGTTTTTCCTTGTGCTCAAATTATTTATGATCGCTTTCACATTGCCAAACACCTTAATGACACGATGAATCATGTGCGAATTCATGTCTTTAACCGTTTGCGAAAAGGTGATTCAGCGGAGCAGAAACAAGCTCGTCGTCTTAAACATTGTTGGCGGCTATTTCTTCAAGATCGAGAAAATTTAAGTACAAAATTGTATTACGAAGGACGTTATTTTAATCGCGTTGTTAATTCCATGATAATCTTAGACTTAATGTTAGGGTATGACCAAGAGTTAAGAGCCACCTATAATTTTATCCAATCCTTGAAGCATGCTTATAATCAACGTGATTTTACAACTTTCTTTCAATTACTTAAACTTCGGCCAGACAGTGTTAGCCATTATACAATCAATCCACCGTTGCCAGGTTTTAGCGCGTTATAA
- a CDS encoding L-lactate dehydrogenase, which yields MSKNHQKVVLVGDGAVGSSYAFAMAQQGIAEEFAIVDIIKERTEGDAMDLEDATAFTAPKNIYSADYDTCKDADLVVITAGAPQKPGETRLQLVDKNLKIIKSVVEPIVKSGFDGIFLVAANPVDILTYAVQKFSGFPKNKVVGSGTSLDSARLRVALGKKLHVDPRDVIANIMGEHGDSEFAAYSSATVGGKPLLDIAKDEGISEDELLKIEDDVRNKAYEIINRKGATFYGVATALMRISKAILRDENSVLPIGAPMNGEYGLNDLYIGTPAVVNASGVAKVIEVPLNDREKKAMADSAKQLEEVTKNGMAKLQGNN from the coding sequence ATGTCTAAGAATCATCAAAAAGTTGTTCTTGTTGGTGACGGCGCTGTAGGTTCAAGTTACGCCTTCGCAATGGCTCAACAAGGAATTGCTGAAGAATTTGCTATTGTTGATATTATTAAGGAACGGACTGAAGGGGACGCAATGGACCTCGAAGACGCTACTGCCTTCACTGCTCCTAAGAACATCTACTCAGCAGATTACGACACTTGCAAGGATGCTGATTTAGTTGTTATTACTGCCGGTGCTCCACAAAAGCCTGGTGAAACTCGTCTTCAATTAGTTGATAAGAACTTGAAGATCATTAAGTCCGTTGTAGAACCAATCGTTAAGTCTGGTTTTGACGGAATCTTCTTAGTTGCAGCTAACCCAGTTGACATCCTTACCTATGCTGTTCAAAAGTTTTCTGGCTTCCCTAAGAACAAGGTTGTTGGTTCAGGTACTTCACTTGATTCCGCACGTCTTCGAGTTGCTCTTGGCAAGAAGCTTCATGTTGACCCTCGCGATGTTATTGCTAACATTATGGGTGAACACGGTGATTCCGAATTTGCTGCTTACTCAAGTGCTACTGTTGGTGGCAAGCCATTACTTGACATTGCTAAGGATGAAGGCATTTCAGAAGATGAATTACTTAAGATTGAAGATGATGTTCGTAACAAGGCATACGAAATCATTAACCGCAAAGGTGCTACCTTCTATGGTGTTGCCACTGCTTTAATGCGGATTTCAAAGGCTATTCTTCGTGATGAAAATTCTGTTCTCCCTATCGGTGCCCCAATGAACGGTGAATACGGACTTAACGACCTTTACATCGGTACTCCAGCTGTTGTTAACGCTTCTGGTGTTGCAAAGGTTATCGAAGTTCCACTTAACGACCGTGAAAAGAAGGCTATGGCCGATTCTGCTAAGCAATTAGAAGAAGTTACTAAGAACGGTATGGCAAAGTTACAGGGTAACAACTAA
- the prmA gene encoding 50S ribosomal protein L11 methyltransferase, producing MDWTAIKVVTSSEAVEAVSYILTDMGAQGVQIEDAADFENLHEGKYGDHGEFIDPSSIPRRKSGAAVSGYFPQNVFVPELLPTIHQRVAKLKDFGLNPGANDVSAATVDNQQWATVWQKYYHPLRVTNQLTIVPQWEEYQPADPKEKLIFLDPGMTFGTGTHPTTRLMLEALEKTIVGSEYVIDIGTGSGVLSIAAKHLGAGKVDAYDIDEVAVNSAKKNLALNPVAKDVKVGINSLLDGIHTQADLIIANILAEIIVPLIPQAYENLKLGGKFLVSGIIDDKASLIRQKLQEQGFVIDDEQQMKDWHGMIAHKPTEVK from the coding sequence ATGGATTGGACAGCAATAAAGGTAGTAACTTCTAGTGAGGCTGTTGAAGCAGTTAGCTATATTTTGACAGATATGGGCGCACAAGGCGTTCAAATTGAGGATGCCGCTGATTTTGAAAACTTGCATGAGGGAAAGTATGGGGATCACGGTGAATTTATCGATCCATCATCAATTCCGCGCCGAAAAAGTGGTGCAGCAGTGTCTGGATACTTCCCACAAAACGTATTTGTTCCTGAACTATTGCCAACTATCCATCAACGAGTAGCAAAATTAAAAGATTTCGGCCTCAATCCAGGAGCAAATGATGTCTCAGCAGCGACTGTCGATAATCAACAATGGGCAACAGTTTGGCAAAAGTATTATCACCCATTAAGAGTAACTAATCAGTTAACAATTGTTCCACAATGGGAAGAATATCAGCCGGCAGATCCTAAAGAAAAATTAATCTTTCTTGATCCAGGAATGACTTTTGGTACCGGAACTCACCCAACTACCCGTTTAATGCTTGAGGCCCTTGAAAAAACAATTGTTGGTAGTGAATATGTCATCGATATTGGTACTGGTTCTGGCGTTTTGAGTATTGCTGCTAAGCACTTAGGCGCAGGAAAAGTTGATGCTTATGATATTGACGAAGTAGCGGTTAATTCAGCAAAAAAGAATCTTGCACTAAACCCAGTTGCCAAAGATGTTAAGGTTGGTATAAACAGTTTGTTGGACGGAATCCATACCCAGGCAGACCTAATTATTGCTAATATTCTTGCAGAAATTATCGTGCCTCTTATTCCACAAGCATATGAAAACCTTAAGCTTGGTGGTAAATTCCTTGTTTCCGGAATTATCGATGATAAGGCTTCGTTAATTCGTCAAAAGTTACAAGAACAAGGATTTGTGATTGATGATGAGCAACAGATGAAGGACTGGCACGGAATGATTGCTCACAAGCCAACCGAGGTGAAATAA
- a CDS encoding transposase, whose product MLAIIQSIHRCQVLARYKEGIKCGFETKFSNGRTEGINNRIKTIKRVACGYRYFTAFKTRIYLIIGHQIQTN is encoded by the coding sequence GTGTTAGCCATTATACAATCAATCCACCGTTGCCAGGTTTTAGCGCGTTATAAAGAGGGGATTAAGTGTGGCTTTGAGACTAAGTTCTCAAATGGTCGAACCGAAGGGATTAATAATCGAATTAAGACTATCAAACGAGTTGCCTGTGGTTATCGTTACTTTACGGCATTTAAAACTCGGATTTATTTAATTATTGGCCACCAAATTCAAACTAACTAA
- a CDS encoding Ldh family oxidoreductase, translated as MRIQATDERHYLVEVFTKLGFNQDDSQLLADTLVDADLRGISSHGIQRLAWYRRMIKEGTIIPQNKAKIIRELPGSVLVDANQNMGQLATVLATQKIIEKAKKTGVAIAVIRNSNHFGTAGYYTRLALEAGLVGVALTNTRPLVVPTNATQAFLGSNAFAFGFPASPHPFMFDGATCVVSGGKIQVHAKKGEPLPGEWAVDKNRQVVTDAQEAEDILATAAFTEGEQKGGGVLTLGGSNEENSNYKGMGNSIVIELLTGILAQGSISADTVSGKHDFSQFVIVLNPAFFGDPEVLKKDATSMLDRIRQLEHIPGKEIWVPGDREYRLLAENKEKGVTIDEKTYQEMKEIGTKLGIDVP; from the coding sequence ATGAGAATTCAAGCAACCGATGAACGGCATTATCTAGTAGAAGTTTTTACAAAATTGGGATTTAACCAAGATGACAGTCAATTATTAGCAGACACTCTAGTTGATGCGGATTTGCGCGGGATCTCATCTCATGGGATTCAACGATTAGCATGGTATCGTCGGATGATTAAAGAAGGAACGATTATTCCTCAAAATAAGGCCAAAATTATTCGTGAGTTACCAGGATCCGTCCTTGTTGACGCTAACCAAAATATGGGACAGCTCGCAACTGTTTTAGCGACTCAAAAAATAATTGAAAAGGCTAAGAAAACAGGGGTGGCAATTGCTGTTATTCGCAATTCGAATCACTTCGGTACTGCTGGTTACTATACAAGATTAGCGTTAGAAGCGGGATTAGTAGGAGTTGCCCTTACTAATACTCGTCCCCTGGTAGTCCCAACTAATGCCACTCAGGCTTTTCTTGGGTCTAATGCTTTTGCGTTTGGCTTTCCTGCTTCTCCACATCCATTTATGTTTGATGGTGCTACTTGTGTTGTTTCCGGTGGAAAAATTCAAGTTCATGCTAAAAAAGGCGAACCGCTACCAGGTGAATGGGCAGTTGATAAAAATCGGCAGGTAGTAACTGATGCGCAAGAGGCAGAAGATATTCTTGCAACCGCGGCCTTTACTGAGGGGGAACAAAAGGGTGGGGGAGTTCTCACTCTTGGCGGAAGCAATGAGGAAAATTCTAATTATAAGGGGATGGGAAACTCTATCGTAATTGAATTATTGACGGGAATATTGGCACAAGGCTCTATTTCTGCTGATACTGTTAGTGGTAAACATGACTTTAGCCAATTTGTAATTGTTCTTAATCCAGCATTCTTTGGTGATCCAGAGGTATTGAAGAAAGATGCCACGTCAATGTTAGATCGAATTCGCCAGCTTGAACATATTCCTGGTAAAGAAATTTGGGTACCCGGTGATCGTGAGTACCGTTTATTAGCAGAAAATAAAGAAAAAGGTGTCACGATTGATGAAAAGACCTATCAAGAAATGAAAGAAATAGGAACTAAACTTGGTATTGATGTTCCTTAA
- a CDS encoding 16S rRNA (uracil(1498)-N(3))-methyltransferase: MQRYFVNATPADEVTLPPEAGHHLLKVIRAEIGTTVELVLADHCVYLATLSATEPTATLKIDQKLDADSELPVSVTLACGLPKTKEKPELIVQKATELGADKIVFFDAARSISHWQGNKQKRKIERLQKIAESAAEQSHRNKIPQVEYSANLAQLLANYPATKRIVAWEESAKQGEASVLAQQFNALKPGDSVLAVFGPEGGLTENEIVKMNEAGMIAAGLGPRILRTETAPLYFMAAISYAMELS, encoded by the coding sequence ATGCAACGATATTTTGTAAATGCAACTCCAGCTGATGAAGTAACCCTGCCACCTGAAGCCGGTCACCACTTGTTAAAGGTGATACGCGCAGAAATTGGAACAACTGTTGAACTGGTGTTAGCTGATCACTGTGTTTACCTTGCAACTCTTAGTGCTACCGAACCAACGGCGACATTAAAAATCGATCAAAAATTAGATGCTGATAGTGAATTACCAGTTTCGGTAACGCTTGCCTGCGGACTTCCAAAAACTAAAGAGAAACCAGAGTTAATTGTTCAAAAGGCAACCGAATTGGGGGCAGACAAAATTGTCTTCTTTGATGCTGCTCGTTCCATTAGTCACTGGCAGGGGAATAAGCAGAAACGCAAGATCGAACGTCTGCAAAAGATAGCTGAATCAGCAGCAGAACAATCCCATCGAAATAAAATTCCACAGGTTGAATACAGTGCTAATCTAGCTCAATTGCTAGCTAATTATCCTGCTACCAAACGGATTGTTGCTTGGGAAGAATCAGCTAAACAGGGTGAAGCAAGTGTTTTGGCGCAGCAATTTAATGCCCTTAAGCCAGGAGATTCGGTCCTTGCCGTTTTTGGTCCAGAAGGTGGATTGACGGAAAATGAAATTGTCAAAATGAATGAAGCTGGAATGATAGCAGCAGGGTTAGGACCACGAATTCTACGGACTGAAACAGCACCTTTATATTTCATGGCAGCTATTTCATATGCAATGGAATTGTCATAA